One Candidatus Culexarchaeum yellowstonense genomic region harbors:
- a CDS encoding radical SAM protein encodes MSARSMLKVVGAYLDARFRGKCRPLAAYYNVTFQCNLRCSFCSNWRVRVSELGGGEALRAVKIICEYGVPALGFSGGEPLLRRDIYSLATLAKDYGLATSINTNGTLVDEWTAKKLAKTFDYVIVSIDGFPATHDSMRGVTGTQAKAVRAVEHLSRAGANVGVNTVIHPANLSEIPRLWLSLSSHVKYYSTQPVNPPPIGFEADGVRRLVSVLVQLWRRRLLALDVPELYMHGIPLYVAGAAPKICDAGKLYFALQPDGEIIPCSPGPDMIPASLGNILEVPLSEALNGEANPEVWRRVEACSGCWLTCTTAISIYDRHPMEAVKRYLELSFATRAPRK; translated from the coding sequence ATGTCAGCTAGGAGCATGCTCAAGGTTGTAGGTGCATATCTAGACGCCAGGTTTAGGGGGAAGTGTAGGCCTCTTGCCGCATACTATAACGTCACATTCCAATGTAATCTTAGGTGTAGCTTCTGCAGTAATTGGCGTGTGAGGGTGAGTGAGTTGGGTGGGGGGGAAGCTTTGAGGGCTGTGAAAATCATATGCGAGTATGGTGTGCCTGCATTGGGTTTCAGCGGCGGCGAACCCTTATTGAGGCGTGACATTTACAGTCTCGCCACGCTCGCCAAAGATTATGGTTTAGCCACATCCATAAACACCAATGGCACACTTGTGGATGAGTGGACAGCCAAGAAGCTTGCCAAAACCTTTGATTACGTGATTGTCTCCATTGACGGTTTTCCAGCCACCCATGACTCCATGCGCGGCGTAACTGGAACGCAGGCCAAAGCTGTGAGGGCTGTTGAACATTTAAGCCGTGCCGGAGCAAATGTGGGCGTCAACACGGTTATACATCCAGCCAATCTAAGTGAAATCCCCCGCCTCTGGCTTAGCCTATCCAGTCATGTCAAGTATTATTCCACGCAGCCTGTTAATCCGCCGCCAATTGGGTTTGAAGCTGATGGTGTGCGTCGCCTCGTAAGTGTTCTCGTTCAGCTTTGGAGGAGGCGCCTCCTAGCCCTAGACGTTCCTGAACTATACATGCATGGAATCCCACTGTATGTGGCTGGCGCCGCCCCAAAAATCTGCGATGCAGGAAAACTATACTTCGCCCTTCAACCCGATGGCGAAATCATCCCATGCAGCCCAGGCCCAGACATGATTCCAGCTAGCCTAGGCAACATTCTGGAAGTCCCGCTGAGTGAAGCCTTAAATGGGGAGGCGAACCCTGAGGTTTGGCGTAGAGTGGAAGCTTGCAGTGGATGCTGGCTCACCTGCACCACGGCCATATCCATATATGATAGGCATCCCATGGAGGCAGTGAAGAGATATCTTGAATTAAGCTTTGCGACGAGGGCGCCCCGCAAATGA